GGTGATCGATGTGGCCGGCGAGGCGAGCATCCTGATGAACATTCAGGAAATGGCGACGCTGGCGCAGTACCGCCTGCCCGTGAAGGTCTTCATCCTGAACAACCAGTACATGGGCATGGTGCGCCAGTGGCAGGAGCTGCTGCATGGTGGCCGCTATTCCGAAAGCTACAGCTCCGCGCTGCCGGACTTCGTGAAGCTGGCGGAAAGCTTCCATGGCGTCGGCATGCGGATCGAGGGCGTGGATGACCTGGACCGCGTGATCCGCGAGATGATCGCCATCGACCGCCCCGTGATCGTGGACTGCGCGGTGGATGAGAAGGAGAACGTCTTCCCGATGATCCCCTCCGGCGCCGCGCATAACGAGATGCTGCTGGCCCCGGGTCAGGAAGGCGGCATCGCCGGCGTCACGGATGAGGGAAGGGTGCTGGTCTGACCCGGCCGGCTTCCGGACCTTTCCCTCTTCCTTCGACTGGAACGACCCATGGCTGACCAGAACGACACCCTGCAGCGCGCGGCGACCATCGCCGTGCTGGTGGAGAATGAGGCCGGCGTGCTGGCGCGCGTCATCGGCCTCTTCTCCGGCCGCGGCTACAATATCGACAGCCTGACCGTGGCACCGGTGGATGATGCGGGGCGGCTCTCCCGCATCACCGTCGTCACCAGCGGCACGGAAATGGTGATCGAGCAGATCAAGGCGCAGCTGGACCGCCTGGTGCCCGTCCACAAGGTGGCCGACCTGACGCTGGAAGGCCCGCACCTCGTGCGGGAGCTGGCGCTGATCAAGGTGGTTGGCCGGGGCGAGTCACGGATGGAGGCGCTGCGCCTGGCCGATGCCTTCCGCGCCCGCGTGGTGGATGCCACAACCGAGAGCTTCGTCTTCGAGATGACAGGCAGCGGCGAGAAGCTGGATGCCTTCATCAACCTGATGCGGCCGATCGGGCTGGCGGAAGTCAGCCGGACCGGTGCCGTCGCCATCGCGCGCGGCACCGCCAGCCTGCGGCCCTGAGCTTTTTTTCGAGTCCTGAACTGGGGAGTGCGCGAGAGATGCGCGTCTACTACGACCGTGATGCCGACGTGAACCTGATCAAGGCCAAGAAGGTCGCGGTCATCGGCTTCGGCAGCCAGGGCCATGCCCATGCCATGAACATGCGTGACTCCGGCGTGACCGACGTGGTCATCGGCCTGCGCCCCGGCCCTTCCGCCAAGAAGGCCGAGGCCGCCGGCTTCAAGGTCCTCTCCCCGGCCGAGGCCGCGAAGTGGGCCGATGTCGTGATGGTGCTGACCCCGGATGAGGGCCAGGGCGACCTGTATCGCGACCACCTGCACGAGAACATGAAGGAAGGCGCCGCGCTGGCCTTCGCGCATGGCCTGAACGTGCACTTCAACCTGATCGAGCCGCGCAGCGACATCGACGTCTTCATGATCGCGCCGAAGGGCCCGGGCCATACCGTGCGCGGCGAGTATCAGAAGGGCGGCGGCGTGCCCTGCCTGGTGGCCGTGCACCAGAACCCCTCAGGCAATGCGCTGGAGATCGCGCTCTCCTACGCCTGCGCCGTCGGCGGTGGCCGCTCCGGCATCATCGAGACCACCTTCAAGGAAGAGTGCGAGACCGATCTGTTCGGCGAGCAGGTCGTCCTCTGCGGCGGTCTGGTCGAGCTGATCAAGGCTGGCTACGAGACGCTGGTCGAGGCCGGCTATGCGCCGGAGATGGCCTATTTCGAGTGCCTGCACGAAGTGAAGCTGATCGTCGACCTCATCTATGAGGGCGGCATCGCCAACATGAACTACTCCATCTCCAACACCGCGGAATACGGCGAGTATGTCACCGGCCCCCGCATCATCACCGCCGAGACCAAGGCCGAGATGAAGCGCGTGCTGAACGACATCCAGACCGGCAAGTTCACCCGCGACTGGATGCTGGAGAACAAGGTCAACCAGGCCGGTTTCAAGGCCACCCGCCGCAAGCTGGCCGACCACTCCATCGAGGAAGTCGGCGCCCGCCTGCGCGGCATGATGCCCTGGATCACCAAGGGCGCGCTGGTGGACAAGGCCAAGAACTAAGGCCTCAGGCCCAGGGGAAGGGGGCGCGCCGGCTTTGGCCGGCGCGCCCCTTTTTCATGCGCGCCGCAGGTTCCAGAAGACCGGCGCGCCCTTCACCATGCCCGTCAGGTCGCTGCGATAGGCGGTGTTCTGGTAGAAGAGCCCGACGGGGATGAAGGGCAGGTCCTGGAAGGCGGCGGCCTGCATGGCGCGGCCGATCTCTCCCTGGCGCTCGGGCGGGGTTTCGAACCACTGGTCGCGCAGCGCCTCCAGCCGCTCGCTGGTCGGCCAGCCGACGATGCTGCGGCGGCCATTGCCGCGCAGGTAGTTATGCGCCGCCGGGTTGACCCAGCTCGCCCCCGCCGTGCTGACGCAGACCGTGTTCCAGCCGCCGCGCTCCGGCGGATCCTGGTTGGCGATGCGGCGGATGAAGGTGCCGAAATCCATCGCCTGCAATTCGACGTTGATGCCGCAGCGGCGCATCATATCCGCCGCCACCAGGTTCAGCGCGCTGACGGAGGGATAGTCGGTGGGCTGGAGATGCACGATCCGCTCGCCCTTGTAGCCGGCGGCCTCGAGCGCGCGGCGCACGGCATCGAGGTCGCGCGGGCCGGTCAGCGCCGCCATCCCCTCGTCGCTGGCCATCGGCGAGCCTGGCAGGAAGTAGCCGAGATCGTCCCGCCACAACGACCGGTCGGCGCCGGCCACCGCCTGCATGAAATCCGCCTGCGCCACCGCGCCCAGCAGCGCCTGCCGCATCTCCGGCCGGTCGAAGGGCGGGTGGAGCTGGTTGAAGCGCAGGAAGGCGGGGGAGCCGGTGGTATCCAGCACCTCCTGCCGGATATTGCGGTTGCGCTTCAGCGCCTCCGAGAGATCGGCTGGCGGTTGTTCCCACCAGTCGATCTCGCCCTGCTGCAGGGCGGCGGCGGCCGTGGCGGGGTCAGGCATGGAAAGCCATTCGACGCGCTCGATATGCGCCACCTTCGGGCCAGCCAGCAGGCTGGGCTCGCCGCCCTCGCGGGGCACATAGCCGGCGAACTTCTCATAGACCGCGCGGGCGCCGACGACATATTCGCGGGCCACGAAGCGATAGGGGCCGCTGCCCACCATCTCCGTCACCTGCGTGCCAGGGTCTGTCAGCGCCAGACGCTCCGGCATGATGAAGGCATTCATGGTGCCGGGTTTGCCCAGCGCATCCGGCAACATGGGGAAGGGGCGCTTCAGACGGATGACCAGCCGCTGGTCGTCGGCAGCGGAGATCTCGTCCACGAGCTGCATCAGGGCGATGCCGAAGGTATCGCGCGCCCCCCAGCGGCGGATGCTGGCCGCCGCGTCGCGTGCCCGCACAGGTTCCCCGTCATGGAAGCGCAGGCCGGGGCGCAGGGTGATGGTCCAGCGCCGGCCGTCGTCCTCGACCTCATGTCCCGCCGCCATCTGCGGCTGGGGACGCAGCGCGGTGTCCACGCCATAAAGCGTGTCGAAGACCATCAGCGCGTGATTGCGGGTCACGATTCCCGGGGTCCAGACCGGGTCCAGGATGGTCAGGTCCGCCTGGGCCACGAAGCGCAGGGGCTTGGCGCGCTGCGCCAGCCCCAGGCGCGGCGCGGCCATGCCGCTGGCCAGTGCTGCGGCGAGGACGGATCGGCGGGATGGAGCGTAAATTCCCATAATACACGAACGATGGATGTCTTATCGATACCCGTCAACCTCCGTAACGAAGCTGCCGGGCGGGCGTGGGATAGTGCAACCTGCCAGTTGGGCTGGCATTGCTAGCGGACGCCGCACCGCCGGTTGAAAAGGACTTTCCCCCCAATGCGCCTCTTCAAATGTCAGGTCTGCGGCAATGTGCTGCATTTCGAGAATACGCGCTGCGTGAAATGCGACACGACACTGGGCTATCTGCCAGAGCAGAACACGCTCTCCGCGCTGGACCCCGTTGGCGGCGAGGAGGCGCTCTGGTCCGCCCGCGCGGCGGCGGGGCGCGGATACCGCTTCTGCGACAATGCGCGGCAGCAGGCCTGCAACTGGCTTGTGCCCGGCGAGAGCGAGCACCGCTTCTGCCTGGCCTGCCGCCATAACCGCACCATTCCCGATATTTCCGACCCCGTGAACAAGGAGCACTGGCAGAAGATCGAGATCGCCAAGCGTCGCGCTATCTACAGCTTCATTCGCCTGCGCCTGCCCATGCCGACCCGCGCGGAGGACCCGGAGAAAGGCTTGGCCTTCGACTTCCTGGCCGATATGCCGCAGGGGCCGCAGGTGATGACAGGCCATGACAACGGACTGATCACGCTGGCCCTGGCCGAAGCAGATGATGCCGAGCGTGCCCGCCGCCGCACGGCGATGGGTGAGCCTTACCGCGCGTTGCTCGGCCATTTCCGTCATGAATCCGGCCATTACTTCTGGGACCGGCTGGTGCGCGACGGCGGGCGGCTGGAGGAATGCCGCGCGGCCTTCGGCGACGACCGCCAGGACTATGGCGAAGCGCTGAAGCGCCACTATCAGCATGGTACACCCGCCGACTGGCAGGAGAACTTCGTCAGCACCTATGCCACTGCCCACCCCTGGGAGGATTTCGCGGAGACCTGGGCGCACTACCTGCACATCGTCGATACGCTGGAAATGGCCCGCGCCCTCGGCATCGGCATCGCGCCACGCCTGGACAGGGAAGGGGATCTCTCGGCCGGGGTGGATTTCGACCCCTACCGCATCACCGATATCCATGCGGTGATGGAAGCCTGGGTGCCGCTGACAGTGGCGGTGAACAGCCTGAACCGCAGCATGGGTATCCCGGACCTCTATCCCTTCGTGCTCTCCGCCGCCGTCGTGGCGAAGCTCGGCTTCATCCAGTCCCTGGTGCATGACAAGCTCCCTGCCGGCTGAGCGCGGGCCGCTGCTGACGCGCAGGTCCCTGCTGGAAGGCAGCGCGGCATTGCTGGCGGGCGGCGTGGCGGTGGCCAGCTTCGGGCTGGTGATCGAGCCGAGCCTGCTGCTGACGGTGCGGGAGTACCGGCTGTCCCTGCCGGGATGGGGCGCGCGGCCGCCGCTGACCCTCTGCGTCATCACCGATCTTCATGCCAACGAGCCCTGGATGCCGCTGGACCGCATCCGCCGCATCGTCGCCACGGCCAATGCGCTGCAGCCCGACGCGCATCTGCTGCTGGGCGACATTCCCGGCCATTTCCCCTGGGTCCGCCGCCGCCTGCCGATGCCGGAGGTGGTGGAGGCCCTGGCCGGGCTGCATGCGCCGCTGGGCAAGTTCGCCGTGCCCGGCAACCATGAATGGTGGGACGACCCGGAGGTGCAGCTGACCCGGCGGGGCGTGCCGGCGCTGTTCGGTCTGCTGCGCGGCGCGGGCTTCACGCTGCTGGCCAACGGCGCCGTTCGGCTGCCGCATGGCGACGGCGTCTGGCTCTGCGGCACGGACAGCATGCTGGCCTTCCGCCTGGGGCGGCGCCGCTTCGTCGGTGTCGACAATCTGCAGGCCGCCCTGGCGCCGCTGGCCGCCGACGATGCCCCCGCCATCCTGATGGCGCATGAGCCGGACCAGTTCGTGAATGTGCCGCGCCGGGTGGCGTTGACGCTGTCCGGCCATACCCATGGCGGGCAGGTGCGGATTCTCGGCTGGTCGCCGGTCGTCGGCTCCCGCTACGGCAACCGCTTCGCCTATGGGCTGGTGGAGGAGGCGGGGCGGCGGCTGATCGTCTCCGGCGGCCTCGGTTGCAGCGTCTTTCCCATCCGCTTCGGCGTGGCGCCGGAACTGGTGCTGGTGCGGCTCTCCTGACACTGCCGGTCCCGCCTGTGAGGTGCCGGGAGGAACCTCATGCCGGGGGCGCTGTTTTTTCAGGATTGGTAAAGGGGTTCCTGACACATGAAACGGTATTTTCTGACGGCATTTTCCGCGGCCGTCGCAGCCTTGCCGGCGGTGGCTCAGCCCGTGCCCCCCAATACACCTGGGCCTACCGTGCCGGAGCGGATCGAGCCGCAGAGGCCGGCTCCTCCAGCGGGCCTGCCTTCGGAAGGCCCCCGGGACGGAGTCATCCGGCCCCCCGGAGACGTGGACCCGGACATGCCGGAGGCCGCGCCGGATAACGACGTCGGAACGACGACGCCGGTGGTCCCGCTGCCCGGCTCGCCGGGAGGCTCTCCGCGGGTCCAGCCCCGGTGACGGAGATGGGCGCCATGGCGCCCACGGGCCACAGGGGCCCATGGCTGATGCGGAACCAGGCTTCGTGATGCTCGAGGACAGGGCTGCGGCGGGGCGCGCGCTGGCCGCGCGCCTCATGCATCTGCGCGATGCGGCGCCCGTGGTGCTGGCTCTGCCCCGCGGCGGGGTGCCGGTGGCCTTCGAGGTGGCGGCGGCATTGGGCGCGCCGCTCGACATCCTGCTGGTGCGGAAGATCGGCGCGCCACACTTCCCGGAACTGGCGGCTGGTGCCGTGCTGGGTGGTGCCCATCCCGGCACGGTGATTAATGAGGCGGTGGTCCGCGAACTCGGTATCTCCGAAGCTTATCTGGAGCGGGAAGCCGCCCGGCAGCGTGCCGAGATCACGCGGCGAAGTGACGCCTATCTGCGCGGCCGCCCGCCTCTGCCGGTCGAGAACCGGACTGTCATCGTGGTCGATGACGGGGCCGCGACCGGTGCCACGGCCAGGGTCGCGCTGCGAATGCTGAGGGCGGCGGGCCTCGCGCGGCGCGTGGTGCTGGCGGTTCCCGTAGCCGCGCCGGAAGTCGCCGCCATGCTGCGCGGCCTCTGCGACGACGCCGTCTTTCTGGCGCTTCCGGACCCGTTCGGCGCTGTCGGACGGTTCTACGAGGACTTCACGCAGGTCGAGGACGCGGTGGTCATCGACCTGCTCGACCGCGCGGCCACGCGGCAAGGCGGATGACGCCGCGCGGCGGTCACAGCGGATGCGTGGCGTGGCCCACGGGTTCCCGCCCGTTGCCGGTATCTTCCCTGCCATCTTCCTGCAGGATCCTCACCGGAACCGACTTGGCGGCTGGCGTCTTGGACTGCTCGTCATGGTGGGAGAGGGGGATGAGGGGGTTCATCTCCGGGTAATAAGCGCCGAGGCAGCCATCCGGCAGACGGAAGGGCGTCACCCTCAGGCCGCTGACCTTCCGCTCAACCCCATCTCCTGCATCGCTGACAAGGGAGACAACCTGGCCCTCCCGCAGGTTGTGGCGCCGCATTTCCAGGGGGTTGATGAGCACCACGTCGCGCGTGCCTTCGATGCCGCGCATACGGTCGCTGTAGCCATAGATCGTCGTGTTGAACTGGTCGTTGCTGCGCAGGGTGATGAGGCGGAAGCGGCCCGGCGCATCCTCGAATCCGGTCGCCGACATCGGCTTGGCTACGGTGAACTCGGCTTTGCCGGACTTGGTTTTCCAGATCCGCTCCCGCGCCGAATTCCCGCGATAGAAGCCGCCGGGAGTGAACATGCGGTTATTGAAGTCGTGGAATTCCTCAAGGTAGGTCTCGGCGATCAGGTCACGGATCAGGCTGTAATCAGCGACCCATTCGTCCCATTTCACCCGGTTGTTGACCGGCAGCGTCGCCTTGGCGATACCGGCGACGATCGCGACCTCCGAACGCAGGTGATCACTGGCGGGCTTGCGGCGGGCGATCGAGCCATGGATGCAGCTGAAGGTATCCTCCATGCTGACGGCCTGCGGACCGCTGGCCTGGATATCTTCCTCGGTGCGGCTGAGGCAGGGCAGGAGATAGGCTACCTGGCCATGCACCAGGTGGCTGCGGTTGAGCTTCGTGGCGACCTGTACGGTCAGGCGCATATCGCTCCAGGCCTTTTCCATCCGGTCGCGTTCCGGGATGGCGCGAACGAAGTTGCCACCCAGGCCGATAAAGGCACGCACTTGGCCGGAGATGATACCCTCGCAGGCCTCCACGGTGTTCAGGCCCTTGTCGCGCGGCGGCTTGAAGTTGAACTGCTTCGCCAGCCTGTCGAGCGGCACCAGCTCCGGCTTTTCCGCGATGCCGACGGTGCGCTGCCCCTGCACGTTGGAATGGCCCCGGACAGGAGAAATGCCGGTCCCATCGCGGCCGATATTGCCTTTCAGCAGCAGCATGTTCACCAGCATCGCCACGTTCTCGAAGCCATGGACATGCTGGGTCAGCCCCATGCCGTAGAAGGCGGTGACGCGGTCGGCTTCGACATAGACCTGGGCGGCTGCCTCGATATCCCGCCGTGACAGGCCGGACTGCGCCTCGATCTCCTCCCAGCCGGTCCCACGCACCTTTGCTTCGAAGGCCTTGAAGCCATGGGTGTGCTGCTGGATGAAGTCCTCGTCCAGCACGCGCCGCCCCTGCTGCTGCGCGGCGTCATCCGCGGCGAGGACGTGCTTGCAGATGCCGAGAATCACGGCGATGTCGCCGCCCGGCCGGACCTGGTGATACTGGCTGCTGATGGCGGTTTCCTGCCCCGTCAGCATCTCCACCGGGTTTTGCGGATTGGTGAAGACCTCCAGTCCCCGCTCCCGCACCGGGTTGAAGGTGATGATCTTAACGCCACGCTTCGCGGCTTCCTGCAACGGGTGCAGGAAGCGTGGGCTGTTGGAGCCGGTATTCTGCCCAAAGAAGAACATCGCATCGCAGTTGGAGAGATCGTCGAAGACCACGGTGCCGACGCTCGTCCCGATGACCTGCTTCAGCGCGACGGAGGTGGTCTCGTGGCACATGTTCGAGCTGTCAGGCAGGTTGTTGTGGCCATAGAGCCGCGCGAACAGCGCATAGAGGTAGGAAGTCTCCAGGCTCGCCCGGCCGGAGGAGTAGAAGACGGCGGATTTCGGTTCCAGCGCGCGCAGTTCCTTGCCGATGGCGGCAAAGGCCTCGTCCCAGCCACAGGGCACGTAGCGGTCCGTGGCGGCGTCGTAGCGCAACGGGTGGGTCAGCCGCCCCTCCTGCTCCAGGTCGTAATCCCGCCATTCCCGCAGCTCGGCCAGCGTATGCGTGGCAAAGAATTCCGGCGTGCAGCGGCGGCTGGTCAGGTCCCACAGGGTTGCCTTCGCACCGTTCTCGCAGAATTCGAAGGGGTGGGGATTGGCTGGCTTGGCCCAGGAGCAGGAGACGCACATGAAGCCGTGCGGCTTGTTCTGCCGCATCAGTGTCTCGATCGCCAGCGGCGTCGACCATTCCTTGCCGAAGATCGTGCTGATGCCGCGCAAGGAACCCCAGCCGCCCGCCGGGGAATCGTAGTGAACGGTGCCTTTTTCCTTCGGCATGGCACTGACCCCGTCGCTGTCCCTGATCACGGGCTTACGCCGGGCGCGGAGGATGGTTTCAGCGCGCCCTATCGTGCCGGCGGCCCCGCCGGGGGCCGCGCTGCGGGGAATGGCCGGGGATTGCGTGATCTTGAGGAAGCAATGGTCCAGCTCACGCCTCAGGGCCAGCCCACGCCTCCGGTCTCGCCGTAGATCTGACCGGTTGTGTAGCTGGAGGTAGCGGCGGCCAGCTCAACATAGACGGAGGCCAGCTCCACCGGCTGTCCCGGGCGCTTCATGGGCGTGGTGCTGCCGAAGTTTTTCAGCCCTTCCTCCGTCTGCCCGCCGGAGACCTGCAACGGCGTCCAGAAGGGGCCGGGCGCGACGCCGTTCACGCGGATGCCCTGGTCCACAAGCTGCTTCGCCAGCCCGCGCACGAAGATCATGATCGCGCCCTTGGTGCAGGCATAGTCGAGGATCTGTGGAGAAGGCGTCTGCGCATTGACCGAGCTAGTGCAGATGATGGCCGATCCTGGCGGCAGATGCGGCAGCGCCGCCTTCACGATCCAGAACATGGCGTAGACATTGGTCTTCATGGTCCGGTCGAGCTGCTCGGTGGAGATATCCAGCAGCGAGGTCTGCGCGTGCTGATAGGCGGCATTGCTGACCAGCGTATCCAGACCGCCGAGTTCCCGCACCGCCCGCTCGACCAGGCTGCGGCAGAAGGCCTCGTCCTGGATATCACCGGGGATCAGCACGGCCTTGCGTCCGGCGTCGCGGATCAGCTTCGCGACCTCCTGCGCGTCGGGTTCCTCGCTGGGGACATAGTTGATCGCGACATCCGCCCCCTCCCGCGCATAGGCGATGGCGGCGGCCCGCCCGATGCCGGAATCGCCGCCGGTGATCAGCGCGCGGCGCCCCGCAAGCCGGCCTGAGCCCCTGTAGCTGGCCTCGCCGCAATCGGGGACAGGCGTCATCCTCGATTGTAGCCCTGGCCAGGGCTGGGACTGCATGGGGAAGGGGGGTCTGGGATACTTGTCCTGCGGGTTCGAAAGCGCCGGGGCCGCGCCCGCATCCGGCGCCCCCTGCGCCAGGGCCGGGGCCGCCGCCGCCGAGGCGATGCCCGCGGCGGCGATCCCCCGGAAGACGTTCCGGCGAGAGGGGGAGTGATCTTCGGCCATGTCTCTGTTCCCTGGACCTGCGTTCCCGGGTTGAACAGCCATGGAGCATGGAGGTTCGCGAAGGCCGCTGCTCTTTCGTTGACGCCCTGGCCGCCGCCCCGCCAAGCTCGCCGCATGACGATCCTGGCTCCAGACAGCTGCTATCCCCGCGACTTCCAGGGCTACGGCCCCAACCCGCCGGACCCGCAATGGCCCGGCGGCGCGAGGCTCGCGCTGTCCTTCGTGCTGAACTACGAGGAGGGCGGCGAGAATACCGTGCTGAACGGCGACGCCGGTAGCGAGATCTATCTGAACGAGACACCGGGCGGGAACCCCGTGCTCGGGGCGCGGGACATCGGCAAGGAGAGCCAGTTCGACTACGGTGCCCGTGCCGGCGTCTGGCGCGTGCTACGCCTGTTCGCGCAGCGGGACCTCAGGCTGACGGTCTATGGCGTCGGCCGGGCGCTGGAACTGAACCCGGCGGTGGGCAGAGCCTTCGCGGAGGCCGGGCATGAGGTGGCCAGCCATGGCTGGCGCTGGATCAACTACCAGGATGTCGATGAGGCGACGGAACGCGAGCATATCGCGAAATGCGTGGAGACCATCACGCGCACCGTGGGAAAACCCCCGGTCGGCTGGTACACGGGCCGCATCAGCGAGCGGACGCGCCGGCTGGTGGCCGAGCATGGCGGCTTTCTCTACGACAGCGACGCCTATGACGACGATCTTCCCTATTACGTCACTGTCGCCGGCAAGCCCCTGCTGATCATTCCCTATACCCTCGACAACAACGACATGAAATTCGCCGTGCCGCCCGGCTTCTCCGGCAATGACGGTTTCGAGCAGCATCTGCGCGATGCCGTGGACCTGCTGCGGGAGGAGGGGAAGACGGCACCGAAGATGATGAGCGTCGGGCTGCATTGTCGCCTGGTGGGCCGTCCCGGCCGTGCCGCGGCCCTGGCGCGCGTGCTGGATTACGTGAAGTCCTGCCCGGACATCTGGGTGGCGACGCGGGAGGAGATAGCGCGGCACTGGCTCAGCACACATCCACCGGCCTGAGGCCGGCGGGAGTTGCGGGCGGCGGGAGGGGCCGCCGCCCGCGTCAGATCACGGACGGACCGTGACGCTCGGGCCCGTGGTCATGGGGGCCGGGGTTGTCATCACGGTGGTGGGCTGCGGCGTCGGGGCCGGGGCGGAGACGACCGTCGGGGGCGCCGTGTTCACGGAGCAGGCCGCCAGGCCGATGGATGCGGTCAGAACAGCCAGGGTCGGAAGAATACGCACCTTCGGGGACCTCCTTGAGGATGGGATGCCGCTCGATAACTTCCGCCCAAGCTTAAAGTGTCAGGCTCACGGTAGTAACAGCTGCGTGATGATCGCCTGAAACGGGGAATTCCTGCCGTGTTTTACACCAGAAGCGTGGGCAGACAGCGGCTTAGCGCCGCCTGGAAAAGCTCAAGATCTTCTGCATCCGCCCAGACATGCGGGCTGACCCGCAGCACCCCCAACCGGTCGCTGGCATGGACCCCCTCGGCGGCCAGGGCGTCGATCAGCCCGGCGGGCATGCCGCCCGGGATACGCAGGCCCAGGATATGCGGGGCACGCAGCGGGCGTGGCAGCGCGGCGAGGCCGAACGCCTCCGCCGCCCCGGCCAACTGGTCGGTCAGGGCGCGCAGCCTGTCCGCCACGGCCCCGGTGCCCCAGGAGGCCACCAGCTCCATCCCCGTGGCGGCCATGGGGAGGTTGACCGGATCGTTCCGCTCGCCCTTGTCATAGCGGCGGGCGCCGGGGGCGAAGTCTCCGCCAGGGCGGTTGCCGTTGTTCTCCTCCAGAGGCAGGCCGGACTGCCGGTGCGGCGCGGCATAGAGGAAGGCGAGGCTGTAGGGCCCCAGCACCCATTTATAGGTCGGGAAGGCCAGGAAATCCGGCCGCCAGCGCGCGACTTCGACCGGCATGGCGCCCACGGCCTGGGTGGCATCCACCACCAGCGCTGCGCCTTGGGCGCGCAGGGCCGGGGCGATGCGGTCCAGGTCGATGATGGCGCCATCGGACCAGTGCAGCGGCGTCAGGCAGGCCACGCCCACAGGCGGGGCGCCGGGGCGGGCGATGGCCTCCAGCACCGCGCTGGTCCAGTCGCCATCGGCGGGCCGGGGGACGACATCCAGCACCGCGCCGCGCTCAGCCGCCATCCGGTCCCAGATCATGCTGACGGAGGGGAACTCGTCCTGAACCCGCAACAGGCGCGTGCCGGCGGCCAGTTCCAGGTTGCGCGCCGCCGTGGCCATGCCGTGGCTGATGGAGCCGATGATGGCGATATCCCCCGCCTCGGCGCCGATCAGCCGGGCGGCGGCGGAGCGCGTGCGCTCGGCCCATTCGGCGGCGCGGGAGGGATGCGCCCATGGCTCGCTCTTGGTCAGCATCCCGGCCTCGCCCGCGGCGCGGACGCTGCGCGGCACGGGGGAATAGGCGGCCCCGTCCAGATAGGCGATCCGGCGCGGGATATCGAAGAGGTGGCGTTGGCTGGTCAGGCTCATTCCGGGATGAGAATACATCCCTTCCACATCGTCCAGCCGTGATCCGGCGATTCCGCCCTTGCGGCACCCGGCGCGGGTCCCTATCGTCGCTGGCATGACCATCGCCGCGTGCCACGCTCCGCTGCTGACCGGCCTTCCCGCCGGCATCGGCGCACGCGCGCTTTCCGGCCTCCTCCTTCGACTTAGCCGCCCCTGGGCGTGACGCCCGGCTGACCTGCCGGCATCGCTCAGGGGGACCCCCGGGGGCCCGCGCGCCCCCGCGCTGCACGGCAAGTCATCGAAGGAGCGTTATCATGGCCATCAACCATCCCAGCTTCGGCACCATCGCCGACAACCGCGTCATCATCTTCGACACCACGCTGCGCGACGGCGAGCAGTCCCCCGGCTTCTCCATGAACCTGGAGGAGAAGCTGCGGATGGCCGAGGCCCTGGCGGAACTGGGCGTCGATGTCATGGAAGCCGGCTTCCCCATCGCCAGCCAGGGCGATTTCGAGAGCGTGCAGTCCATCGCGCAGCGCTTCGCCAAGGATGGCCCGGTGGTCTGCGGCCTGTCCCGCTCCGCGCCCGGCGACATCCTGCGCGCCGTGGAGGCCGTGAAGCCCGCCGCCCGCCAGCGCATCCACACCTTCATCTCCACCTCCGACCTGCATATGCGCGTCAAGCTGCGCATGACGCCCGAGGCGGTGCTGGAGGCGGTCACCAAGTCCGTCGAGTTGGCGCGCAACCACGTGGCCGACGTGGAATGGTCCGCCGAGGACGGCAGCCGCAC
This genomic window from Roseomonas marmotae contains:
- the ilvN gene encoding acetolactate synthase small subunit, which gives rise to MADQNDTLQRAATIAVLVENEAGVLARVIGLFSGRGYNIDSLTVAPVDDAGRLSRITVVTSGTEMVIEQIKAQLDRLVPVHKVADLTLEGPHLVRELALIKVVGRGESRMEALRLADAFRARVVDATTESFVFEMTGSGEKLDAFINLMRPIGLAEVSRTGAVAIARGTASLRP
- the ilvC gene encoding ketol-acid reductoisomerase; translated protein: MRVYYDRDADVNLIKAKKVAVIGFGSQGHAHAMNMRDSGVTDVVIGLRPGPSAKKAEAAGFKVLSPAEAAKWADVVMVLTPDEGQGDLYRDHLHENMKEGAALAFAHGLNVHFNLIEPRSDIDVFMIAPKGPGHTVRGEYQKGGGVPCLVAVHQNPSGNALEIALSYACAVGGGRSGIIETTFKEECETDLFGEQVVLCGGLVELIKAGYETLVEAGYAPEMAYFECLHEVKLIVDLIYEGGIANMNYSISNTAEYGEYVTGPRIITAETKAEMKRVLNDIQTGKFTRDWMLENKVNQAGFKATRRKLADHSIEEVGARLRGMMPWITKGALVDKAKN
- a CDS encoding ABC transporter substrate-binding protein, whose amino-acid sequence is MGIYAPSRRSVLAAALASGMAAPRLGLAQRAKPLRFVAQADLTILDPVWTPGIVTRNHALMVFDTLYGVDTALRPQPQMAAGHEVEDDGRRWTITLRPGLRFHDGEPVRARDAAASIRRWGARDTFGIALMQLVDEISAADDQRLVIRLKRPFPMLPDALGKPGTMNAFIMPERLALTDPGTQVTEMVGSGPYRFVAREYVVGARAVYEKFAGYVPREGGEPSLLAGPKVAHIERVEWLSMPDPATAAAALQQGEIDWWEQPPADLSEALKRNRNIRQEVLDTTGSPAFLRFNQLHPPFDRPEMRQALLGAVAQADFMQAVAGADRSLWRDDLGYFLPGSPMASDEGMAALTGPRDLDAVRRALEAAGYKGERIVHLQPTDYPSVSALNLVAADMMRRCGINVELQAMDFGTFIRRIANQDPPERGGWNTVCVSTAGASWVNPAAHNYLRGNGRRSIVGWPTSERLEALRDQWFETPPERQGEIGRAMQAAAFQDLPFIPVGLFYQNTAYRSDLTGMVKGAPVFWNLRRA
- a CDS encoding zinc-binding metallopeptidase family protein, encoding MRLFKCQVCGNVLHFENTRCVKCDTTLGYLPEQNTLSALDPVGGEEALWSARAAAGRGYRFCDNARQQACNWLVPGESEHRFCLACRHNRTIPDISDPVNKEHWQKIEIAKRRAIYSFIRLRLPMPTRAEDPEKGLAFDFLADMPQGPQVMTGHDNGLITLALAEADDAERARRRTAMGEPYRALLGHFRHESGHYFWDRLVRDGGRLEECRAAFGDDRQDYGEALKRHYQHGTPADWQENFVSTYATAHPWEDFAETWAHYLHIVDTLEMARALGIGIAPRLDREGDLSAGVDFDPYRITDIHAVMEAWVPLTVAVNSLNRSMGIPDLYPFVLSAAVVAKLGFIQSLVHDKLPAG
- a CDS encoding metallophosphoesterase, which encodes MTSSLPAERGPLLTRRSLLEGSAALLAGGVAVASFGLVIEPSLLLTVREYRLSLPGWGARPPLTLCVITDLHANEPWMPLDRIRRIVATANALQPDAHLLLGDIPGHFPWVRRRLPMPEVVEALAGLHAPLGKFAVPGNHEWWDDPEVQLTRRGVPALFGLLRGAGFTLLANGAVRLPHGDGVWLCGTDSMLAFRLGRRRFVGVDNLQAALAPLAADDAPAILMAHEPDQFVNVPRRVALTLSGHTHGGQVRILGWSPVVGSRYGNRFAYGLVEEAGRRLIVSGGLGCSVFPIRFGVAPELVLVRLS
- a CDS encoding phosphoribosyltransferase, which produces MADAEPGFVMLEDRAAAGRALAARLMHLRDAAPVVLALPRGGVPVAFEVAAALGAPLDILLVRKIGAPHFPELAAGAVLGGAHPGTVINEAVVRELGISEAYLEREAARQRAEITRRSDAYLRGRPPLPVENRTVIVVDDGAATGATARVALRMLRAAGLARRVVLAVPVAAPEVAAMLRGLCDDAVFLALPDPFGAVGRFYEDFTQVEDAVVIDLLDRAATRQGG